The Candidatus Denitrolinea symbiosum DNA window CGGGCGTGGACGTCATCCCCTCCAACGATTTCTCGTTCTACGACCACGTTCTCGACGCCGCCCGCATGGTCGGCGCGGTCCCCTGGCGTTATTCCCAACTCAAAAATCCCACCGACATTGACCTCTACTTTGCGATGGCGCGCGGCGCTCAAAAAGACGGGCAAACCTTCGCCGCCATGGAAATGACCAAGTGGTTCGACACCAACTACCATTACATCGTCCCTGAGATCGAACCAGACCAGAACTTCCGCCTGACCTCCACCAAAGTGATTGACGAATTCATCGAGGCGAAAAAGGCGGGGATTCACACCCGCCCCGTCATGCTCGGACCTGTGTCCTTTCTCCTGCTCAGCAAACCCGCCGCTCCCCGCTACAACCCGCTCGCCGCGCTGGACGAGTTGATTCCCGTCTATGCCGAGGTCTTGGGACGACTTAGCGAGGTCGGCGCCGACTGGGTGCAGTTCGACGAACCCTGCCTCGCCCTCGACCTGGACGAGTCCGCGCAACAGGCTTACATCGGCGCCTACATCCAATTCAACGCATACGCCATGATGACAGGCGCTGAATTCCCGCGCATCATGCTCGCGACGTACTTCGGCGGACTGGGCGACAACCTCCCGCTGGCGGTCAACCTGCCCGTGGACGGTCTGCACGTGGACCTGGCGCGCGCCCCGCGTCAACTCGACGATGTCCTGGCCGCGCTGCCCGAGGGGAAGATTCTCTCCCTCGGCGTGGTGGACGGCCGCAACGTCTGGCGGACCGACCTCGACGCCGCGCTGGATCAGGTCCAACGGGCGGTCTCCGCGCTGGGAAGCGACCGCGTCCAGATCGCGCCCTCCTGCTCGCTGATGTTCAGTCCGCACGACCTCGACCTAGAAACCGAACTGGACGACGAACTGCGCTCGTGGCTGGCGTTTGCGCGACAAAAACTGGACGAGTTGAACGCGCTCAAAGAGGCGGCGAATCGAGGCGTCGGGTCCGTTGCCGAGGCGTTTGCCGCCAGCCGCAAAGCCATCGAAGACCGCCGCAACTCGCCGCGCACACACAATTCCGAAGTCCGCCGTCGTTTGGACGCGGTGGACGAGTCCATGCTGCGGCGCGCCCACGATTACGTCACGCGCAAAGCCGCGCAAACGCGGACTCTCCCCCTGCCTCCCCTGCCGACTACCACCATCGGTTCCTTCCCGCAGACCGCCGAAGTCCGCGCCCACCGCGCCGCCAGGAAGAAAGGCTCGCTCACGCAGGCCGAATACGACGAACTGATGAAAGCCGAGATCGCCCGCACGGTCCGCATGCAGGAAGAACTCGGTTTGGACGTGCTGGTGCACGGCGAATTCGAACGCTCCGACATGGTGGAATATTTCGGCGAGCGCCTCACGGGGATCGCCTTCACGCAAAACGGCTGGGTGCAAAGTTACGGCTCGCGCGCCGTCCGCCCGCCGATCGTCTTCGGCGATGTGTCC harbors:
- a CDS encoding 5-methyltetrahydropteroyltriglutamate--homocysteine S-methyltransferase, with amino-acid sequence MAVTANLGFPRLGAGRELKWALESYWSGKVSAADLLKTGRELRLAHWKFQQAAGVDVIPSNDFSFYDHVLDAARMVGAVPWRYSQLKNPTDIDLYFAMARGAQKDGQTFAAMEMTKWFDTNYHYIVPEIEPDQNFRLTSTKVIDEFIEAKKAGIHTRPVMLGPVSFLLLSKPAAPRYNPLAALDELIPVYAEVLGRLSEVGADWVQFDEPCLALDLDESAQQAYIGAYIQFNAYAMMTGAEFPRIMLATYFGGLGDNLPLAVNLPVDGLHVDLARAPRQLDDVLAALPEGKILSLGVVDGRNVWRTDLDAALDQVQRAVSALGSDRVQIAPSCSLMFSPHDLDLETELDDELRSWLAFARQKLDELNALKEAANRGVGSVAEAFAASRKAIEDRRNSPRTHNSEVRRRLDAVDESMLRRAHDYVTRKAAQTRTLPLPPLPTTTIGSFPQTAEVRAHRAARKKGSLTQAEYDELMKAEIARTVRMQEELGLDVLVHGEFERSDMVEYFGERLTGIAFTQNGWVQSYGSRAVRPPIVFGDVSRPNPMTVEWSAYAQSLTKKPMKGMLTGPVTILEWSFVRDDQPRAETCRQIALAIRDEVQDLERAGIHIIQIDEPAFREGLPLRRAEQGEYLQWATDCFKLASSGVRDETQIHTHMCYSEFDTMMDAIGKMDADVISIEASRSKMGLLEAFKQNQYPNDIGPGIYDIHSPNVPSQNEMEALIEKAAQVVPLERLWVNPDCGLKTRKWDEVVPALTNMVHAARKARERVGDVL